TTAATTGGAATGGATATGTTATTCTAGGTATATATATTACGAATAGATTACAAAGGGTTATAAAAGGTGGGTCAATCATTGAAAATTGTTTATGCGTCTACGCCCGGACAAGAAGAGAAAATTGTAGAGCTGGCAAATTATTTTTACACTGATATTTTTCCATTATACTTCACGGATGAAGACATTCAAGAATTTGAAAGGCTTGAAGTTTTACATACCAGACCCGAACAGTTCGAGAGATTCAGTACACTTGGAGATGCTTTCCAGGTAATCACAAGTATGCAGACATTGATCTCTATCTTGGAATCTGGCCATATTCCCGGAAAATATCAGGCAATGTTCCGTAAAAATGTACAGATTTTGACGGACTATGGGATATGCTTCCCTTTTA
The nucleotide sequence above comes from Mesobacillus jeotgali. Encoded proteins:
- a CDS encoding YhcU family protein, whose protein sequence is MKIVYASTPGQEEKIVELANYFYTDIFPLYFTDEDIQEFERLEVLHTRPEQFERFSTLGDAFQVITSMQTLISILESGHIPGKYQAMFRKNVQILTDYGICFPFNYNQFSDSEHVHLDYISTYSKAANRLLL